The genome window GTCCGGCTTCACTTGAGTCCGAATGCGACTAAAGATTTCCATCGGTAGTGTGTTGGTGCCGCCGCCCGCCGTGAAACTGGCAATCAGAAAATCGTCCATGCTTAGGACAAAGGCTAACAAACAGCCGGAGATAATGGCGGGTGCCAATTCGGGTAACAGGACGAGAATGAAGGCTTGGAAAGGATTGGCCCCTAAGTCTAAAGCTGCTTCTTCTAAATAGGGATTTAAATTACCAATCCGTGTGGAAACAATCAACGCAATATAAGCTAAGCAAAACACCACATGGGCTGCCACAATGGTCCCCAGGCTCAACGGAATAGATACCGCTGCTAAAAACACTAGGGTTGACACTGCGATCGCAATGTCCGGAATGATTAATGGCAAATAAGCGACATTTTGATAGAGTTGCTTGCCTGGAAAACGGTACCTGGCTAAGCCGACCGCCATTAAAGTGCCAAGGACTGCCGAAATGGCAACGGCGGCAAAGGCGACTTTTAAACTATCAAAGAGCGCATTGAGGATGCGATCGTCCTGGAAAAACTGACTGTACCAACGCAGGGTGAAACCGGCCCACTGAGAACTATTGGGCGAGTTATTAAAACTGTAAAACCCCAGGACAAAAATGGGTAGGTACATGAAGCCAAACATCAGTACCGAAAACCACATTTGCCAAACAAAATGCTTGGGCCGATCAGCCGGTTGGGTTTCAGAAAGGGCAGCCATAATCGATCTTTCAGTGGGACTGTAATTCTTCAGTGGGA of Alkalinema sp. FACHB-956 contains these proteins:
- a CDS encoding ABC transporter permease subunit, coding for MAALSETQPADRPKHFVWQMWFSVLMFGFMYLPIFVLGFYSFNNSPNSSQWAGFTLRWYSQFFQDDRILNALFDSLKVAFAAVAISAVLGTLMAVGLARYRFPGKQLYQNVAYLPLIIPDIAIAVSTLVFLAAVSIPLSLGTIVAAHVVFCLAYIALIVSTRIGNLNPYLEEAALDLGANPFQAFILVLLPELAPAIISGCLLAFVLSMDDFLIASFTAGGGTNTLPMEIFSRIRTQVKPDINALSVVLITVSGIVAIVSETIRYRGEQKRIRH